The region ATTAAGGTCAATTACAATTAAGGCTCTTGGCTTTTCAGCAGTGACTACCCAGCTAGTGATGTAAGGAGAACAAGCTTAACTTTCTGAGATTCATAATGAGGATCATTTATCATATTTGGGTGTGAATCATATGCCTgagatgtctttgtttttcttataccCATTCAGTCATCGGATTGCTTCTCTTGGTGGTGTGAATACTTAGATTATATGTGTTACTGGTCCTTTGTCATGTGAATGTTATCAAGTCCctggttgtttttgtttgcttttcttttaaagccAAAGAAGCTTACCTTCAGCAATTTGGGGaacctgagaaagaagaaacaggaagatGGGGAGGAATATGTTTGTCCGATGGAGCTGGGACAGGCATCAGGAGGGACATCTAAGAAAGGATTTAAGCCTGGTTTGGATGTACACCTGTATGATGAGGATGACCTGGACCGATTAGAGCAGGTAAACGTAACACCATAGGCCTGTTTCAAAGTTCTTTCAGTATTTAAACATTATATGAAAAGTTTGTGTGCTGTTACTAACTAAAGATGTTTTCCTCAAATAcctaataataaagataatagtaAGATAATAGCAAGCACTTACAGATTGTTTACCACAGTTcaggcggctcagatggtaaagcgtctgcctgcaatgcaggagacccgggttcgatccctgggttgggaagatcccctggaaaaggaagtggcaacccactccaatattcttgcctggaaaattccgtgtattgaggagcctggtgggctacagtacacagggtcgcaaagagtcggacgcgactgagtggcTTTGCTTTGGTTTGCTTTTACAGATTGTTTGCTACATCCCAGGTACTATCCTAAGCATATAACATGTATTAATGTTCAGGGTATCCTAAAATATAGGGAgcattgttattcccattttagagataaggaaactgaagcacagaatgGTTAAGTAACTTAAGACAGAAGAGCTGGTAGAATTGCTGGGATTCCAGCCTGCCAGCCTGGCTTCAAAGCTTGTACTATTTACTTGTGTTATGCCTATCTCAGTATTAAGGAAGTCTGCATACTAGAACAAGTCAGGAATGGACACCGCATACTCCTTAGCCTTTTCAGTATCAGGTCATGGATCTGAGTATtgctttcaaatgaatattctttGGTGCCATTGTCACCATCAGAGCTTTGGGCTCCATGTGCCAGCAAAGcgtttttcttctcatttttaacGTCCAGTTGCCTTCGTAGGAGGAGATGGCATCGGAAGTGTTCTGTTGCTCCCACCCCATTCAGTGCCACTTGCACTGTTTCTTCTTAGACTTGTGTTCATTTTGCTGCATTTTTCTTGAAATTGTGCCAATGCGTCTGTCGTGTCATGGTGTGTTCATTGCAGATGGAAGACTCAGAAGGGACAGTGAGACAGATAGGTGCATTCTCTGAGGGCATCAACAACCTAACTGTAAGTTGTAAAACGAATTTCAAATGTTCTAAAAATAAGCTTGACAGTCACCCCAAAGGGGACTGCCTGTGTCGCGGAGAGCTCAAGGTGCCTGGTGTGTGTGACTCCCACCTCCTTGTCTTCCAGCACATGTTAAAGGAAGATGACATGTTTAAAGATTTCGCTGCCCGTTCCCCCAGTGCCAGCATCACTGATGAAGACTCAAACGTCTGACCATAGCACCTGGATGAGAGCAGGGAGCCCTTCATCTTTGTTCCACTTTATCCCTCGGACACTCACAGTATCGACAGCAAGCCACAGACTGTATATTGTTTATCATTCCCACTTCTCATGTGGAAGTGGAGATGGAAAGCAGGGAATAGGTGCTGATTCTAAAGTTGCCATGACAATTGAGACACTGGTGAATGAGAGTATAATTGTTTCTCCTctatttaatgtaaaaaaaaaaatctgtgatatattatatttaaagtgttgCATTTAATATGAGTATTTTACCATAGTCTTTCCATCCACACTCACACCATGGAGGATTTGGGAAGCAGTGACCAGTATGTGAATGAGTTTTGTCTTGTTGATGTGACACCACTGCGGCCCTCGAAGCAGGACGTTACATGCTTTCAAAATCAAATTGTGGGATTTCTTAGGTGTTCCGTGTGCCCACTATATGCCAGCCACACCTCCACTTGCCTCTCATTAtcctattttttatatatttttctaaatatatgtatatacttagtACATAGAAAATAGaacttttattttgtaacatAAGGAAGATGTTAAAAAGATCAcgttaaaaaaatacagtgatcAAAATTTTCATATACCAGCTGTTTCTTGGAGAGgttcaaatgatctttcttttccccaaactGAATTCTAATCATGTTGATCATTCAGACTAAATTAACATATGTGAAATACCCCTTCTTTGATGACACCTCACAAAATTGTTGAATAGCTTTTTAAGAATTTCAGCCTTAGTCTTGGATCCTCTTAACTCATAAGGAAGAATCTGAGGGACATTTTAAGTGCTAGTAACCTGAGTGCATTCAAGAAACTCCCCCAAAATTTGTAGAAATAAttcctgaagaaaccaaaacaaaaccctttACAGTATTGAGCTTCTTATCTTCTGATCTTTGCTAAACATATCATTGCATCAAAATACTAACAGTCTGCCTAATGTTATTAATTGCATACTTCTCAGACTATCagcaaatggattttttttaaaaagctgaatacTTGTCTGAACATTTTATCTCAGATTTCAGTAACTCAAAGACTGCAAAATTAGTTTCATAATAGCTATAGTGTGATGATAAAATGCAGTTCATGTTTTCTGTAGCACAGggcccaaatattttttttccaaatattctttATCAAGAAAATCGAAAGCTGCAATAAAAACTGttattgtgtttattattttctagaGGAATCAGAAAAATATCCAGTTTTTGGTTCACTACTGTGTCATTACTTATGATAGTCAGTGGTGGTAAAGACAGGTTTTGAAAAATTAGCGTAGGGTGGGCAGTTCAATATATGTCCAAAGACTTGCCTAATAAATTATTTGAATGTCAGTGGTATGACCTTTCAAGTTAGCAAGTTTCCAAGTTTCTTATCAAGGAACCCTGTGATACTAAATTACTATTTATTCATAAGTAAAATGACTCTGCTAATAATAGTTTTGCTCCCTGTTATGCACTATTTGGTAACTGTATTGGACGTTctgtatttgtgttttattttaatgtgaacaTATGTCACCATTTGAAAAACCATTTGTTATTCAATCCTGGTTAAAAATACCAGGAGACTGTTACAGATGCCAGATATTCCTTATTCAGGACAGTATAACATCACTGATGATATGTGATAAGGTTAAATTTTTTTgatgatatatattctttttacaaGATATTTACACTGCTGGTATTAccatatgaaaagaaataaagtcaatTGATACCTGCCTCATATTTTCATTGTGTgttactttgttttcctttactgGGGATAACCAAGTCGCCTTTATTTTAGATCTAAAGAATAGTAACACCAACTCTTTACAGCTCACAAACTCTCAGAAATTTGTTTGAGGGGGGTCTATAACCTGtatcagggcttccccggtggctcagcggtcaagaaccacctgcaaagcaggagaggtaagagacacgggttcaatccctgagtcaggaagaccccctggaggaggacacagcaacccactccagcactgttgcctggagaatcctatggacagaggagcctggaaggctacggtccacagagtcgaaaagagctggacacgaccgaagccACTGGGCATGCATAGCCTGTATCAGCAGGTGAAAATTTAAAGCCTTTGCTTCAAAAACTTTCTCATGAAAGGAAACACAGGCAGCTGAGCTTGGGGGATGAGGAATCATGGCAAAGGGGTATCGGAAACGCAAACAGAAATGACTTGCCTACAAGTTTGAAGAAGTTAGTTGTGGAAAGAAGTtagttatatacatatgtttctttctttaaagaactaaatagtattttttaatgaaactaaaacttgaaaaaagGAAACCTGTCTCAGAAGAGGTTACCGAATATTTAAAGTTAGGTGAATATAACTAGAAGACATATGATTTTTTGTGAAAGTTAGGATCTCTGACTTAATAAGCCAGCAGGACTCAATATGAGTCCAACACACCCAGTTGGCAAACAGGAAGACCTAACATGTTTGTTtagctgtgtgtatatatgcttgCTTGTAGAGTTCGAAAACTTGGACCACGTTCACAGATGTGACTTCACTGCAAAATTTTTACTCTGAAAAAGAACAGTTCACATGCTCAATATCTAGAAGCAGTGTTCAGCGTGTGCAGGGAAATggggcagaaaccatcacaacagcTGGCTCCAAAGGACAAAGAGGTTCTCGGCGTCTGTGAGGTGGTCAGTGGAGCTATCATCCACGCGGCTCAGAAACTGAAGGCCTATCTTGGATTTGAAGACACGCTGAGCAATCTGTGCCCAGCTCCAAACACTCTCAATGAGATCTTCTTAATCCACTTTGTCACTTTCTGCCAAGAGAAAGGAGCTGACAAGTGGCTCACCACCACCAAGATGACCACGCACCAGGCCTTCATGTTCGGGGCAGATTGGGTTTGGACCTTCTGGGGATCTGATAAGCAAATACAGCTCCAGCTGGCCGTGCAGACACTGCAGATGGCTTCCCTTCCTCCTGTGGAATCTGACCCCTCCAACCCAGAGTCCAAGGCAGAGGAGTCTTCCAGCAAGACAAGTAGGTTTGACAAGCTGGAAGAATTCTGTAACCTGATAGGAGAGGACTGCGTTGGCCTGTGTATCATCTTTGGTGTGCCAGGAAACCCTAAAGACATCCGAGGAGTTGTCCTGGACAGTGTCAAGAGAGAGACAATGAAGGGTCATCTGCCAGGAGGGACAGCTGTGGCGCGATTCATTCTGGAAACCGAAGATTGTATCTCCATCAGGGAGCTGCTTGGAAACTGTCTGAGTAAGAAAGACTGGCTGAGAGAGGTGGGCAAGGTTTATATTAGCATCCTCTGAACTGGCCGTGTGAGATGAGACTGGCCTGtaagataaaaaggaaacaaaaatattttcttctaattagCAAGTTTATCCCCTCATGGGatttttccctcccctcccccctaccCCACATTGTATGAAAACCACCTCCTGGGTCAAAGCATCCTAGGGTCATGATTATGGACAGAAAAAAAGCCTACCTGTATTtcagggaaaatggaaaaatttagcttaatcttttatttattattcaacaataaaagtGGGAGAAAAGGATAATAAAGTCACCCTTCAGGTTCAACTTGAAAACAAATTGTGTTTGATAAGAGTAAGTCTAGCATTTAAAAGTGTAAAATGGGTTTTGACTGCtgtggctgggaggtggggaggacaaGGGGGTGCATATGACTACAGAACAGGTTTAgttgtatttattaataaaaaccaGTTTCAATTCAGGACACATAAGCAAACCTGAGCCTActctctcttctctacccaagCTCCCACCTCATCCCAAGCTGCCTGCTCTCTGCAGAGAGGGCCTTGGTGGGATCCCTCTGGGACTCGTTTGAGTGTTAGCTTTACTTAAGATTTTAACCCAGATCACAATCCCTTGTAATAATGATTAATATCTATTTAGCATTTGTAGTAAGGAaactatattcatatataaaaactATCTTTACTTAAAAGCTGGGGTGAATTAAAAcagtactctttggaaggaaaaataatttttcctctgcTTCTAGAGGACAGAAGCAAAAAGAATGCTTAAAAGTGTAAAGGGAAGCTTGATTCATTCACACATGATTGTTAAATGCCTGTTACTTGAAAGGTCCTGTTTTATGCCTTGCCAGTCCAGCAGTAAAAAGAACAAAGTCCCCACTCTCAGGGAGCTTCCCTGTTAATGGTGGAAGATGGACGATAAATAAATACCTGCatgtattttaaatgcatatttaaataaatgtcagGGGTGGtgtaaagaaaaaggagataACTATTTTATAAGGTGGTTAAGGAAGGCCTCAGAGAGAAGGGGCAATTTACCAGAAATGTGAAAGGAGAGAGATCGTCAGTGCAGGTATCTGGGAAAGTGTTCTAGACATAGGCATCTGCAGATGCCAAGGGCCTGACCTGGGAGTGGAGTTGATGTGTTCGAGACACAGTAACAGGCAGAGTGAGCAGGGAGAAGGCTGACAGGAGACGGTCGGGGAAGGAGCCAGCAAACAGGAGAAGCAGATCACACTTGTAAGGACTCGATTTTATTCTGAGTGCTATGGGGACAGACAGGCCGTGATCTGACTTAGACACTAAAACCCTCACTCAGTTGCTGGGTGGAGCCTAGACTGTAAGGAGGAAAGAGTAGCAGCAGAGCCCACGGGAAGCTAGGAAACTATTCTAATAACTCAGGTGAGAAAagacctggggcttcccaagtggctcagtggtaaagaatcctcctgccaatgcaggaggcctgggttcaatccctgggtcaggaagatgccctggagaaggaaatggcaacccactccagtattcttgcctgggaaatcccatagacagaggaacctggtcggctacagtccatggggtcacaaagagttggacacaactgagcatgcatgcatgcttacacacacagtcacatacaCATATGAGAGAAAAGAGTGGCCTCAAGCAAAGTGGCCGAAGAGAAGGTGTGAAGAGGTCAGATTAGGAACAGTTGATGGTAAAGCATGCATCATTTGCTGATGATTGGATGCAATATATCACAATTAGAACATTTATTTCCAAACTTCTTAAATATGACATTCTTAAATATGACATTGCTTCATTCCAGGAAACCAAAAgttcaaggaaaatattttagcCCTCTGTCTTCAATAAATAGGTACAAATACCCCTATAATGATTCCTACTTGGAATATGCCTGGAAGGTTATACTACTCAGTCAATTTCTGTTTCCTTGTACAGAGTGACCCCTGTCTGCATCAGTGCTGTGTAGAGCAAGCTATCAAGGAGGTGGTATAATAGAGTAAAAAAGAGTATGCAACTTGGAAtcagatgtgggtttgagtctCAGTTCTTTCTAAAAGTAGAATCTAGAGGTTTAACTCTTTTTTTATCTGTGAAAGGTGAATGACTTCAGCTAATTCAAAAGAGACAATGCTTGTGACAacacttttctattttattgaaggGTAAGCTTACCAAAATTTTGATGTGTCTAGTACAAATTGTAAGTATTCATGTGATAAAGAGCTGGAAGATATAAATCAAAGACtcaccatgtttttttttaatgaaaataaaggtgTGAAActtttactgattttaaaaatactgtattctcATGTTTTTCTAAATCAGCATTTTTGTGTAAAAATTTAAGTACAGAAGAATAGAAAGTTACTTCTTCATGAGTCTTACACTGACCCCTGTACCAGTTTACTGTTTACCATTCCAGAACTTGTATTGTGTATTAAACATATTTTACACAAGTGTAATCATATGATCTACAAATGCCTTAtaacctacattaaaaaaaaaacttcactgaATATTGTGGACAATTTTCCACGTTAATACGTTTatattcactttcttcttttctgggcTAACATCAATGGTTCTCAACCCTGCGTGCATATTAGATTCACTTGGGAaacttaaaccaaaaaaaaaaaaaaaaaccacaccaagGCTGCAAACACACCTGGACTAACTGATCAGTATCTCAGAGGGAAccaagacagattttttttttaatctcctaaaGTAATTATAATGTTCAACTAGGATTAAGATATGCCTAAGTAGTCCTTTCTGTTGTATGTATACACCATGATATATTTAATGTGTACTATCTGGATGGATATTTGGGTTCCGAAGTCTATCCACATACTTGgatatttacatattgtctatttAACATGCTTGTGAATCAACATACTTCGCTGTCTTTTTTTGGtaagcatgtatttatttttgaattcatttttccagctttactgagatataattggcatgcAGCACAAGATAAGTTTAAGTGTACATCATCATAATTTGACttaatacattatgaaatgattatcacaataagtttactTAATATCCATCTCAGagatataagaaaaaagaaaaaaaaatttttccaggtGACAAGAACTCTTAGGATCTATTCTCTTCACAATTTTCAATTTTaccatacagcagtgttaattataatCATCATGTTATCATTACATCATTACATCATTAGTACTTTATTTATCCTATAACTGTAAATTTGATTCACTtactttttatgttatttttttaattaaaaatagctCCCTGACAGTCATTGGATTAATGCAGATTTC is a window of Odocoileus virginianus isolate 20LAN1187 ecotype Illinois chromosome 23, Ovbor_1.2, whole genome shotgun sequence DNA encoding:
- the REP15 gene encoding rab15 effector protein; amino-acid sequence: MGQKPSQQLAPKDKEVLGVCEVVSGAIIHAAQKLKAYLGFEDTLSNLCPAPNTLNEIFLIHFVTFCQEKGADKWLTTTKMTTHQAFMFGADWVWTFWGSDKQIQLQLAVQTLQMASLPPVESDPSNPESKAEESSSKTSRFDKLEEFCNLIGEDCVGLCIIFGVPGNPKDIRGVVLDSVKRETMKGHLPGGTAVARFILETEDCISIRELLGNCLSKKDWLREVGKVYISIL